A window of Pedococcus aerophilus contains these coding sequences:
- a CDS encoding F510_1955 family glycosylhydrolase has protein sequence MLVAAVAACSSGSPEGVTTAPPGSSAPALGHVHGLGVDPADGTLYVASHTGVYRLAANGSADRVADRYQDTMGFAVVGPGNFLASGHPDLREDLPGQLGLIESKDSAKTWTAVSLQGKADFHAIEPAGRRTYAYDSVNGALITSTNRRDWTVMENQELLDLAADPSHPRVLFATTPEGQVLRSEDGSKLTPVTGAPRLGPLDWQTDGPLVGVGADGTVSVSSDEGATWAKKGTVAGQVEALDVIPGRWHVATDRGIYESTDDGQTWMPVLVATTNH, from the coding sequence ATGCTGGTCGCCGCCGTCGCAGCGTGCTCCTCTGGGTCGCCGGAAGGCGTGACCACTGCGCCTCCGGGATCTTCGGCACCCGCGCTGGGCCATGTCCACGGGCTAGGGGTAGACCCCGCCGACGGCACCCTGTACGTCGCCTCCCACACCGGGGTCTACCGGCTGGCAGCCAATGGCAGCGCCGACCGGGTCGCCGACCGGTACCAGGACACCATGGGGTTTGCTGTCGTCGGTCCCGGCAACTTCCTTGCCAGCGGTCACCCGGACCTGCGCGAAGACCTGCCGGGCCAACTGGGGCTGATCGAGTCCAAGGACAGCGCGAAGACGTGGACCGCGGTCTCCCTGCAGGGCAAGGCAGACTTCCACGCCATCGAACCTGCCGGGAGACGAACCTACGCATACGACTCCGTCAACGGAGCACTGATCACCTCAACCAACCGGCGGGACTGGACCGTGATGGAGAACCAAGAGCTGCTGGACCTCGCCGCCGACCCCTCCCACCCCCGCGTCCTGTTCGCCACCACGCCGGAGGGACAGGTACTCCGCTCCGAGGACGGGTCCAAACTGACGCCAGTGACTGGGGCGCCTAGGCTCGGACCGCTGGACTGGCAGACCGACGGGCCGCTCGTGGGCGTCGGTGCCGACGGGACCGTGAGCGTCAGCAGCGACGAAGGCGCCACATGGGCCAAGAAGGGCACGGTGGCGGGTCAGGTCGAGGCGCTTGACGTCATTCCGGGTCGGTGGCACGTGGCAACAGACCGCGGCATCTACGAGTCCACCGACGACGGTCAGACTTGGATGCCAGTGCTTGTGGCCACCACGAACCACTGA
- a CDS encoding ATP-binding protein: MAGAYPFLAEAGLGGEGVYVGQDAWSGGGFCFDPWALYRQGVITNPNCLLAGVVGKGKSCLAKSLATRSIAFGRRVYVPGDPKGEWSAVARAVGGAAIQLGGGSANRLNPMDPGPRVGTVDDLQWATLVRIRRRTLLGSLSESALGRPLSSVEHTALDVALDEAIAESPTPTLPSVVDALLEPKSSRPGATCAELARDGRDLGHAMRRLVSGDLAGLFDGPSTIVFDPSLPMVSLDLSQIQGADQLIAMVMTCASAWMEAALAAPDGGQRWVVYDEAWRLMRQPALLARMQSQWKLCRGLGIANLLIVHRLSDLDAVGNSNSEARALARGLLADCSTKIIYQQEISEGPRTALELGLSSAEQAQLPDLQVGEGLWRVGNRAFVVRHVATENELRLFDTSSRMTVQLNGFPET; the protein is encoded by the coding sequence GTGGCCGGCGCCTACCCATTCCTGGCCGAGGCCGGTCTCGGCGGCGAAGGCGTTTACGTCGGGCAGGACGCCTGGTCCGGCGGCGGCTTCTGCTTCGACCCCTGGGCCCTCTACAGGCAGGGGGTCATCACCAACCCGAACTGCCTCCTCGCTGGCGTCGTCGGTAAGGGCAAGTCGTGCCTGGCCAAGTCGCTGGCGACCCGCTCCATCGCCTTCGGACGACGGGTCTACGTCCCCGGCGACCCCAAGGGCGAATGGTCCGCCGTCGCACGAGCTGTCGGTGGGGCGGCCATCCAGCTGGGGGGTGGCAGCGCCAACCGGCTCAACCCCATGGACCCCGGTCCGCGAGTCGGCACCGTGGACGACCTGCAGTGGGCGACCCTGGTCCGCATCCGTCGCCGGACGCTGCTCGGCTCGTTGTCTGAGTCGGCGCTCGGACGCCCGCTCAGCTCGGTGGAGCACACCGCTCTCGACGTCGCACTGGACGAGGCCATTGCCGAATCCCCCACACCCACGCTGCCGTCGGTCGTTGACGCGCTCCTGGAGCCCAAGTCGTCACGTCCCGGGGCCACCTGCGCCGAACTCGCGCGAGACGGGCGGGACCTCGGCCACGCCATGCGGCGCCTAGTCTCCGGAGACCTCGCAGGACTCTTCGACGGGCCCTCGACGATTGTCTTCGACCCCTCACTGCCCATGGTGTCGCTGGACCTCTCCCAGATCCAAGGCGCCGACCAGCTCATCGCCATGGTCATGACCTGCGCCTCCGCCTGGATGGAGGCAGCGCTCGCCGCACCAGACGGTGGACAACGCTGGGTCGTCTACGACGAGGCCTGGAGACTCATGCGGCAGCCGGCGTTGCTCGCCCGCATGCAGTCACAGTGGAAGCTCTGCCGAGGGCTGGGCATCGCCAACTTGCTCATCGTCCACCGTCTGTCCGACCTCGACGCCGTCGGCAACAGCAACTCCGAAGCCCGAGCCTTGGCCCGAGGACTGCTCGCGGATTGCTCGACCAAGATCATTTACCAACAGGAGATCTCCGAAGGCCCCCGGACCGCGCTCGAACTCGGGCTCTCGAGTGCTGAGCAAGCACAACTCCCGGATCTGCAGGTCGGAGAGGGACTTTGGCGCGTTGGCAATCGCGCCTTTGTCGTCCGTCACGTCGCGACCGAGAACGAACTCCGGCTCTTCGACACGTCATCGCGCATGACAGTTCAGCTCAATGGATTCCCGGAAACATGA
- a CDS encoding SCO6880 family protein — translation MTDAAQSQFTVRFGRRPRRGLLLGLSAFRVACIACAAATFVPMMFVAGAPGAAASSPLWLTFLVLAFARWGGQPAAELAPTAGHFLFRKARGQTRYRARPDRPRPAGTLALPGDAASLRLHIDEESGAAMLHDPHAQTLTAVALVRHPAYVLLSPEEQARRVHGWGRALAGLSATGTCARVQVLEVSLPDSGRGITGWWDAHGVKDPRQWAVREYEELMRTCAPAASTHRTLIAISLDLRKARRHIRQAGRGMAGAAAFLRQEMTSLEAGLRAADLQLTGWLDEPELAATLRAAYDPVVDREDLGTCALSTAGPVAVDEHWDYLRHDTGFSAVLWVSEWPRVAVPPFFLHALVFQQGIRKTLSLTLEPVSAEAALRDIRKAKVEYATDAAQKAKLGTIADLSDSVERDDVLERERALISGHADIRFTGMLAITAATRDGLEAAVAEISRAAIQSGCETRRLYGRQARAFAAASLPLARRVSA, via the coding sequence ATGACTGACGCCGCACAGTCCCAGTTCACCGTCCGCTTCGGCCGACGCCCCCGGCGTGGCCTGCTCTTGGGGCTGTCCGCCTTCCGAGTCGCCTGCATCGCGTGCGCGGCCGCGACCTTCGTCCCGATGATGTTCGTGGCGGGCGCCCCGGGCGCGGCGGCCTCGTCGCCGCTCTGGCTCACTTTCCTCGTTCTCGCCTTTGCACGTTGGGGCGGTCAACCGGCCGCCGAGCTTGCACCAACGGCGGGCCACTTCTTGTTCCGGAAGGCGCGCGGTCAAACGAGGTACCGCGCGCGGCCAGACCGTCCGCGCCCGGCCGGCACGCTGGCCCTCCCTGGGGACGCCGCGTCGCTGCGCCTCCACATCGATGAAGAGAGCGGGGCTGCGATGCTCCACGACCCGCACGCGCAGACCCTGACCGCCGTGGCGCTCGTTCGCCACCCGGCATACGTGCTCCTCTCACCGGAGGAGCAGGCGCGTCGCGTCCACGGCTGGGGACGCGCCCTCGCGGGACTCTCCGCGACCGGTACCTGTGCGCGGGTGCAGGTGCTTGAGGTGTCCCTGCCGGACTCCGGTCGAGGAATCACCGGGTGGTGGGACGCCCACGGGGTCAAGGATCCACGTCAGTGGGCGGTGCGAGAGTACGAGGAGCTGATGCGCACGTGTGCTCCGGCGGCCTCTACCCACCGTACGCTCATTGCTATCTCGCTCGACCTCCGAAAGGCCAGACGCCACATCAGGCAGGCGGGGCGTGGGATGGCCGGTGCGGCCGCGTTCCTGCGTCAGGAGATGACTTCGCTCGAGGCGGGCCTGCGCGCGGCCGACTTGCAGCTGACCGGGTGGCTCGATGAGCCGGAACTCGCTGCGACGCTGCGGGCGGCCTACGACCCGGTGGTAGACCGCGAAGATCTTGGCACCTGCGCCCTCTCAACGGCAGGCCCGGTTGCCGTCGACGAGCACTGGGACTACCTGCGACACGACACCGGGTTCTCCGCAGTGCTGTGGGTCAGCGAGTGGCCACGTGTCGCTGTCCCGCCGTTCTTCCTGCACGCACTGGTGTTCCAGCAGGGGATCCGCAAGACGCTGTCCCTCACCCTCGAGCCGGTGTCGGCTGAGGCAGCACTGCGAGACATTCGCAAGGCCAAGGTCGAGTACGCCACCGACGCCGCACAGAAGGCCAAACTGGGCACCATCGCCGACCTTTCCGACTCGGTGGAGCGCGACGACGTCCTCGAACGCGAACGCGCGCTCATCAGCGGACATGCCGACATCCGCTTCACCGGGATGCTTGCCATCACGGCCGCCACGCGCGACGGGTTGGAGGCCGCGGTCGCTGAGATCTCGCGCGCCGCCATCCAGAGCGGCTGCGAGACTAGGCGACTGTACGGTCGGCAGGCGCGAGCTTTCGCGGCAGCCTCACTCCCCCTGGCCAGGCGGGTCTCAGCATGA